One Methylosinus sp. LW4 genomic region harbors:
- a CDS encoding phasin has product MSEPIYQIPNEVRDFAEKSVEQARKAFEGFAGAAHKAIGSVETTTATFQVGAKDVSAKALGYAEANVNAAFDLAQKLLRAKDPQEVLQLQAEYVKSQVEAIQTQAKDLGAALQKATTGK; this is encoded by the coding sequence GTGAGCGAACCGATCTACCAGATACCGAACGAAGTCCGCGACTTCGCCGAGAAGAGCGTCGAGCAGGCGCGCAAGGCGTTCGAGGGATTCGCCGGAGCCGCGCATAAGGCGATCGGCTCCGTCGAGACGACGACCGCCACCTTCCAGGTCGGGGCCAAGGATGTGAGCGCCAAGGCGCTCGGCTACGCCGAAGCCAATGTGAACGCGGCCTTCGACCTCGCGCAGAAGCTGCTGCGCGCGAAAGACCCCCAGGAAGTGCTCCAGCTGCAAGCGGAGTATGTGAAGAGCCAGGTCGAGGCGATTCAGACCCAGGCCAAGGATCTCGGCGCCGCGCTGCAAAAAGCGACGACCGGCAAGTGA
- a CDS encoding phasin family protein produces MATHTRGSSKRPTPPKEPPITLKDALDDDEPETAPLEAASPVEIDAVAAALEAAEIEAVTAALEPVELALTPAEPAAIDVPTETAPEPVFDIAPEPALETVAEPVLETIAEPVLDVVAEPISEAPAAPVAIIAATIEAAPAKAEPLDPSLWSLKTFDLVNENAAAVLDLALALGQARSVGDALEAQSRFASERYTTFLKRANELVELSSRWSPFRFAVSAFVA; encoded by the coding sequence ATGGCCACCCATACGAGAGGTTCTTCCAAGCGCCCGACGCCGCCGAAGGAGCCGCCGATCACCCTCAAGGACGCGCTGGACGACGACGAGCCCGAGACGGCCCCGCTGGAGGCTGCGTCGCCCGTCGAGATCGACGCCGTCGCCGCCGCTCTGGAGGCCGCCGAGATCGAGGCCGTGACCGCGGCGCTGGAGCCTGTCGAGCTGGCGCTGACGCCGGCGGAGCCCGCCGCCATCGATGTCCCTACCGAGACCGCGCCGGAGCCCGTTTTCGACATTGCGCCGGAGCCAGCGCTCGAGACTGTGGCTGAGCCTGTCCTCGAGACGATCGCGGAGCCCGTCCTCGATGTCGTCGCAGAGCCGATCTCCGAGGCTCCGGCCGCGCCCGTGGCCATCATCGCCGCGACGATCGAAGCCGCGCCCGCCAAGGCCGAGCCGCTCGACCCGAGCCTTTGGTCGCTGAAGACTTTCGATCTCGTGAATGAGAACGCCGCCGCCGTCCTCGATCTGGCGCTGGCCCTCGGTCAGGCGCGCTCGGTGGGCGACGCGCTGGAGGCGCAATCGCGCTTCGCGAGCGAGCGCTACACGACTTTCCTCAAGCGCGCCAATGAGCTGGTGGAATTGTCGAGCCGCTGGTCGCCCTTCCGCTTCGCCGTCTCCGCCTTTGTGGCGTGA
- a CDS encoding shikimate dehydrogenase — translation MHGQDRFLLAGVMGWPISHSRSPKIHNYWLARYGLAGAYAPLAIEPGRLAAALRALPALNFSGCNLTIPHKEAALAIVDVLDASATRIGAVNCVVVEEDGTLVGRNYDGFGFTASLRAAAPMWRADAGPAVVIGAGGAARAVIAGLIDSGAAEVRLFNRTLERAQKISADFGAPVTAHRWEERAEGLAGAGLLVNTTNQGMVGEPPLDLPLDRLPAEALVSDIVYAPLETPLLAAARARGNVAVDGLGMLIHQARPAFRDWFGVMPEATPELRALIEATL, via the coding sequence ATGCATGGGCAGGACCGCTTTCTCCTCGCCGGCGTGATGGGCTGGCCGATCTCGCATTCGCGCTCGCCCAAAATCCACAATTACTGGCTCGCCCGCTATGGCCTCGCCGGGGCCTATGCGCCGCTCGCCATAGAGCCGGGGCGGCTCGCGGCGGCGCTGCGCGCTCTGCCGGCGCTGAATTTCTCGGGCTGCAATCTCACCATTCCGCATAAGGAGGCGGCGCTCGCCATCGTCGATGTCCTCGACGCCAGCGCGACGCGCATCGGCGCGGTCAATTGCGTGGTGGTGGAGGAGGACGGAACGCTCGTCGGCCGAAATTACGACGGCTTCGGCTTCACCGCCTCGCTGCGCGCCGCCGCGCCCATGTGGCGGGCGGACGCCGGGCCTGCGGTGGTGATCGGCGCGGGCGGGGCGGCGCGGGCGGTCATCGCCGGGCTCATCGATTCCGGCGCGGCGGAGGTGCGGCTGTTCAACCGCACGCTCGAGCGGGCGCAGAAGATCTCAGCGGATTTCGGCGCTCCGGTCACGGCGCATCGCTGGGAGGAGCGCGCCGAGGGCCTCGCCGGCGCCGGCCTGCTGGTGAACACGACGAATCAGGGAATGGTGGGCGAGCCGCCGCTCGATCTGCCATTGGATCGCCTGCCGGCGGAAGCGCTCGTCTCCGACATTGTCTATGCGCCGCTGGAGACGCCGCTGCTGGCCGCGGCCCGCGCCCGCGGCAATGTCGCTGTCGATGGGCTCGGCATGCTGATTCATCAGGCGCGGCCGGCGTTCCGCGACTGGTTCGGCGTCATGCCGGAGGCGACGCCGGAGCTGCGCGCGCTGATCGAGGCGACGCTGTAG
- the bioB gene encoding biotin synthase BioB → MNAPADFTLRHDWTLEEIVAIHDAPLLELIARASALHSRFFDPNDVQKAALLSIKTGGCPENCSYCSQSAHHREVKLDRVELLQVDEVLDAAARAKEAGADRFCMGAAWRQAPKGERFDAVLDMVRGVRALGMEACVTLGMLDDGQAERLVEAGLTAYNHNLDTGPEFYGEIVTTRTYEDRLQTLAAVRRAGIEMCCGGIIGMGESVRDRAHMLQVLASFDPHPESVPINALAAIEGTPLEGRPPVDSLELVRMIATTRILMPKSRVRLSAGRSGLSREAQILCLVAGANSIFYGEKLLTAGNPGLDADAALFSALSAQGQGACAAKQ, encoded by the coding sequence ATGAACGCTCCCGCCGATTTCACTCTCCGTCACGATTGGACGCTGGAGGAGATCGTCGCCATCCACGACGCGCCTCTGCTCGAGCTGATCGCGCGGGCGAGCGCGCTGCACAGCCGCTTCTTCGATCCCAATGACGTGCAGAAGGCGGCGCTGCTCAGCATCAAGACAGGCGGCTGCCCGGAGAACTGCTCTTATTGCTCGCAATCTGCGCATCACCGCGAGGTCAAGCTCGATCGCGTCGAGCTGCTGCAGGTGGACGAGGTTCTGGACGCCGCCGCGCGCGCGAAGGAGGCGGGGGCCGATCGCTTCTGCATGGGCGCGGCCTGGCGGCAGGCGCCCAAGGGCGAGCGTTTCGACGCCGTGCTGGATATGGTGCGCGGCGTGCGGGCTCTCGGGATGGAGGCCTGCGTCACGCTCGGCATGCTGGACGACGGCCAGGCCGAGCGCCTCGTGGAGGCGGGCCTCACCGCCTATAATCATAATCTCGACACGGGGCCGGAATTCTACGGCGAGATCGTCACCACCCGCACCTATGAGGATCGGCTGCAGACGCTCGCCGCCGTGCGCCGCGCCGGCATAGAAATGTGCTGCGGCGGCATTATCGGCATGGGCGAGAGCGTGCGCGACCGCGCCCATATGTTGCAGGTTCTCGCCTCCTTCGATCCGCATCCCGAGAGCGTGCCGATCAATGCGCTGGCGGCCATAGAGGGCACGCCGCTCGAGGGGCGCCCGCCGGTGGATTCGCTGGAGCTGGTGCGCATGATCGCGACGACGCGCATCCTCATGCCGAAATCACGCGTGCGCCTGTCCGCCGGCCGCTCCGGCCTCTCGCGCGAGGCGCAGATCTTGTGCCTCGTCGCCGGCGCCAACTCCATCTTCTATGGCGAGAAGCTGTTGACGGCCGGCAATCCCGGCCTCGACGCCGACGCCGCGCTCTTTTCGGCGCTTTCTGCGCAAGGGCAGGGGGCCTGCGCGGCGAAGCAATAG
- a CDS encoding ribbon-helix-helix domain-containing protein has protein sequence MAEIERLTITLPSDMASVVKSAVAVGDYASTSEVVREAIRDWKIKRALQLQELAALKAEIDKGLADVAAGRVKKFDAESIIARGRKLLASRSPSV, from the coding sequence GTGGCCGAGATCGAACGTCTCACCATTACATTGCCGTCCGACATGGCCTCCGTGGTCAAGAGCGCGGTCGCGGTCGGCGACTACGCCTCGACCAGCGAGGTCGTCCGCGAAGCCATTCGTGACTGGAAAATAAAGCGCGCCCTGCAGCTTCAGGAGCTGGCCGCGTTGAAGGCGGAGATAGACAAAGGGCTCGCCGACGTCGCGGCAGGCCGGGTGAAAAAATTCGACGCAGAATCCATCATTGCGCGTGGGAGGAAATTATTGGCGAGCCGCTCTCCCTCCGTCTGA
- a CDS encoding type II toxin-antitoxin system RelE/ParE family toxin, whose protein sequence is MASDSEASATRLLREIETSCSGLLDFPFAGVSRERLARGLRATFKGNYVIYYAVTTAEVVIVRVLHGARDAAAIAEHGGFSTL, encoded by the coding sequence ATCGCTTCCGACTCGGAAGCCTCAGCGACACGGCTGCTCCGGGAGATCGAGACGAGTTGCTCTGGATTGCTCGACTTTCCTTTCGCAGGAGTTTCGCGCGAGCGACTGGCGCGCGGTCTCCGTGCGACGTTCAAAGGCAATTATGTGATCTATTACGCCGTGACCACGGCCGAGGTCGTCATCGTGCGCGTGCTGCACGGCGCGCGTGACGCCGCTGCGATCGCCGAGCACGGGGGATTTTCGACTCTTTGA
- the ppc gene encoding phosphoenolpyruvate carboxylase — MQVETDAANSSSSALLDDQSLLADIRLLGRLLGDTVREQEGVAAFERIETIRRLSVAVSRNGDMEADHKLDALLRSLSASEAVTVIRAFSYFSHLANIAEDLHPLQGDEASGAPSLANTFAHLRKASIGPGKVAQVLSNGWVSPVLTAHPTEVRRKSLLDAEHAISALLQARPHARNKAELARNELQLRARVSQLWQTELLRQARLTVRDEIANTLSYYRSTFLRQIPLLYADIEERLGGLRIPPFLRMGTWVGGDRDGNPNVRAESLANALRMQSETALRFYLTEVHELGAELSISRRYAGCSQALEQLAARSGDDNPHRDDEPYRRALIGVYARLAATLEELTGQQAQRHARAPGAPYSDARAFLADLEIVDDSLRCHHSDVIATQRLEPLIRAAEVFGFHLATVDLRQSSDRHEETIAALLREARVAPDYAALTEEEKRALLLKLLSDPRPVRLVDAAYSEDVASELAIFERAAEMRKTYGHESIRHYIVSHTETVSDLLEVLLLQKECGMMRGTLDPRDANIVAADLIIVPLFETIGDLRNAAVIMREFYALPGIVKLVTNSGAQQDIMLGYSDSNKDGGILASIWELYRASTALADFFSGLPSIAMRLFHGRGGTVGRGGGPSYDAILAQPPGTVNGQIRLTEQGEVIAAKYANPQIGRINLELLVAATLEATLLSHSKAPPPEFLEVAEQLAQWGMDAYRGLVYETPDFVDYFFASTPISEIASLNIGSRPASRKPSRKIEDLRAIPWSFSWGQARLALPGWYGFGSAIARFREGDDGTKLELLKRMYREWPFFRTLLSNIDMILSKTDLSIARHYAGLVQDHALADRIYGEIEAEWSRANAALADLTGSSERLADNPALARSLHHRFPYIAPLNYLQVELIRRFRGGQTGDDIRQGILMSINGVAAGLRNTG, encoded by the coding sequence ATGCAAGTCGAAACAGACGCCGCCAATTCCAGCTCCTCCGCTCTGCTCGACGATCAGTCGCTGCTCGCCGATATTCGCCTGCTCGGCCGCCTGCTGGGCGACACGGTGCGCGAGCAGGAGGGCGTCGCCGCCTTCGAGCGCATAGAGACGATCCGCCGCCTCTCGGTGGCCGTCAGCCGCAATGGCGACATGGAGGCCGATCACAAGCTCGATGCGCTGCTGCGCTCGCTCTCGGCGAGCGAGGCGGTGACGGTCATCCGCGCTTTCAGCTATTTCTCGCATCTCGCCAATATCGCCGAGGATCTGCATCCGCTGCAGGGCGACGAGGCCTCCGGCGCGCCGAGCCTCGCCAACACCTTCGCCCATTTGCGCAAGGCCTCGATCGGCCCCGGCAAGGTGGCGCAAGTGCTCTCCAATGGCTGGGTCTCGCCCGTGCTCACCGCGCATCCGACCGAGGTGCGGCGCAAGAGCCTGCTCGACGCCGAGCACGCCATCTCCGCTCTGCTGCAAGCGCGCCCACATGCGCGCAACAAGGCCGAGCTCGCCCGCAACGAGCTGCAATTGCGCGCCCGCGTCTCGCAGCTGTGGCAGACGGAGCTGCTGCGGCAGGCTCGGCTCACCGTGCGCGACGAGATCGCCAACACGCTGAGCTATTATCGCAGCACCTTCCTGCGCCAGATTCCGCTGCTCTACGCCGACATCGAAGAGCGCCTCGGCGGCTTGCGCATTCCGCCCTTTCTGCGCATGGGCACATGGGTCGGCGGCGATCGCGACGGCAACCCCAATGTGCGCGCCGAATCGCTCGCCAATGCGCTGCGCATGCAGAGCGAGACGGCGCTGCGCTTCTATCTCACCGAGGTGCATGAGCTCGGCGCCGAGCTGTCCATCTCGCGCCGCTACGCCGGCTGCAGCCAGGCGCTCGAGCAGCTCGCGGCGCGCTCCGGCGACGACAATCCGCATCGCGACGACGAGCCCTATCGCCGCGCGCTGATCGGCGTCTACGCCCGCCTCGCCGCGACGCTCGAGGAGCTGACCGGCCAGCAGGCGCAGCGCCATGCGCGGGCGCCCGGCGCGCCCTATTCCGACGCGCGCGCTTTTCTCGCCGATCTCGAGATCGTCGACGATTCGCTGCGCTGCCATCACAGCGACGTGATCGCGACGCAGCGGCTCGAGCCGCTGATCCGCGCGGCGGAAGTCTTCGGCTTTCATCTCGCCACTGTCGATCTGCGGCAGAGCTCCGACCGTCACGAGGAGACCATCGCCGCTCTGCTGCGCGAGGCGCGCGTCGCGCCCGACTACGCCGCTTTAACGGAAGAGGAGAAGCGCGCGCTGCTGCTGAAGCTGCTCAGCGATCCGCGGCCGGTGCGGCTCGTCGACGCCGCCTATTCCGAAGATGTGGCGAGCGAGCTGGCGATCTTCGAGCGCGCGGCGGAGATGCGCAAGACCTATGGCCACGAGTCGATCCGCCATTACATCGTCAGCCATACGGAGACGGTGAGCGATCTGCTCGAGGTGCTGCTGCTGCAGAAGGAATGCGGCATGATGCGCGGCACGCTCGATCCGCGCGACGCCAATATCGTCGCCGCCGATCTCATCATCGTGCCTTTGTTCGAGACGATCGGCGATCTGCGCAACGCCGCCGTCATCATGCGCGAATTCTATGCGCTGCCCGGAATCGTCAAGCTCGTCACCAATTCCGGCGCGCAGCAGGACATCATGCTGGGCTATTCGGACAGCAACAAGGACGGCGGCATTCTCGCCAGCATTTGGGAGCTCTATCGCGCCTCCACCGCGCTCGCGGATTTCTTCTCGGGCCTTCCGTCGATCGCCATGCGACTCTTCCACGGCCGCGGCGGCACGGTGGGACGCGGCGGCGGACCGAGCTATGACGCCATTCTCGCGCAGCCGCCCGGCACGGTGAACGGGCAAATCCGCCTCACCGAGCAAGGCGAGGTGATCGCGGCGAAATACGCCAATCCGCAGATCGGCCGCATCAATCTCGAGCTGCTGGTCGCCGCGACGCTCGAGGCGACGCTGCTCTCGCACAGCAAGGCGCCGCCGCCGGAATTCCTCGAGGTGGCGGAACAGCTCGCGCAATGGGGCATGGACGCCTATCGCGGCCTCGTCTACGAGACGCCCGATTTCGTCGACTATTTCTTCGCCTCGACGCCGATCTCCGAGATCGCCTCGCTCAACATCGGCTCGCGGCCGGCCTCGCGCAAGCCCTCGCGCAAGATCGAGGATTTACGCGCCATTCCGTGGAGCTTCTCTTGGGGTCAGGCGCGTCTCGCTCTGCCCGGCTGGTACGGCTTCGGCTCGGCGATCGCGCGCTTCCGCGAGGGCGACGACGGAACCAAGCTCGAGCTGCTGAAGCGCATGTATCGCGAATGGCCTTTCTTCCGCACGCTTCTGTCGAACATCGACATGATCCTGTCGAAGACAGATCTCTCGATCGCGCGTCACTATGCGGGGCTGGTGCAGGATCACGCGCTCGCCGACCGCATCTATGGGGAGATAGAGGCGGAGTGGAGCAGAGCCAACGCCGCGCTCGCCGATCTCACCGGATCGAGCGAGCGTCTCGCCGACAATCCGGCGCTGGCGCGCTCGCTGCACCATCGCTTCCCCTACATCGCGCCGCTCAACTATCTGCAGGTGGAGCTCATTCGCCGCTTCCGTGGCGGCCAGACCGGCGACGACATCCGCCAGGGCATTCTCATGTCCATAAATGGCGTCGCCGCGGGCCTGCGCAACACGGGGTGA